Proteins co-encoded in one Setaria viridis chromosome 9, Setaria_viridis_v4.0, whole genome shotgun sequence genomic window:
- the LOC117838317 gene encoding uncharacterized protein yields the protein MGAKEEMEYAAEAAADAEESASTNQRTLSLKGCSSSVEKVYTINSPLKKRKSQYELVDPRLLSLKYKFRNRLSCQEDDSATTESLGNDGIFMNKNSCTDMVSIPEELDSCENTLSLFGGCIEVDSKNGIQGQSMRKKFEIRTFASSSSDSSSHSSGTRETDSWVMHDAEHDHSGLMLQPHDDLERIYNVLEQYDDLMKDELASDDVYGSAAHIMDEKLYSNGIDDFQILSTGQGGYHGEKKLTVDQEFEQYFSNLML from the exons ATGGGGGCGAAGGAGGAGATGGAGtatgcggcggaggcggcggcggacgcggaggAGTCAGCTTCCACCAACCAGCGCACCCTCAGCCTCAAAGGCTG TTCCAGCAGCGTGGAAAAAGTTTACACTATCAACAGTCCACTTAAGAAAAGGAAATCACAGTATGAGCTGGTCGATCCAAGGCTGTTATCACTTAAATACAAGTTTCGGAACCGATTATCTTGCCAGGAGGATGATTCTGCAACCACAGAAAGCTTGGGAAATGATGGCATTTTCATGAACAAAAACTCTTGCACGGACATGGTCAGCATACCTGAAGAATTGGACTCTTGTGAGAACACTCTAAGCCTGTTTGGTGGGTGCATTGAAGTGGACTCTAAAAATGGAATTCAGGGTCAGTCTATGAGAAAAAAGTTTGAGATACGAACATTTGCATCCAGTAGCTCAGATAGCAGTTCACATAGCAGTGGCACCAGAGAGACTGACAGCTGGGTTATGCACGATGCGGAGCATGATCATTCAGGTCTGATGCTGCAACCACATGATGACCTGGAAAGGATATATAATGTACTTGAACAGTATGATGACCTAATGAAGGATGAACTAGCAAGCGACGATGTCTATGGTTCTGCTGCTCATATCATGGATGAGAAGCTTTACTCGAATGGCATTGACGATTTCCAGATCTTATCAACAGGCCAAGGTGGCTACCACG GTGAGAAGAAGCTGACAGTTGATCAAGAATTTGAGCAGTATTTTTCCAACCTCATGCTTTAG
- the LOC117838316 gene encoding E3 ubiquitin-protein ligase SDIR1, whose protein sequence is MSFVFRGSRADIEAGGFPGFAPDRRAMRIHAGGRPVHSNSLAFLVTVLLLFMVLNSHQMSPNFLLWLVLGVFLMATSLRMYATCQQLQAQAQAHAAAANGFLGHTELRVHVPPTIALATRGRLQSLRLQLALLDREFDDLDYDALRALDADNSPHAPSMSEEEINALPVFKYKVQAQKGNASARKSDGPSQLSTSSTGSGNEKKQDGFKAADGTSKTSEDELTCSVCLEQVAVGDLLRSLPCLHQFHVNCIDPWLRQQGTCPICKHQVSDGWHGTGNGEEDASYMV, encoded by the exons ATGAGCTTCGTGTTCCGGGGGAGCAGGGCGGACATCGAGGCCGGTGGTTTCCCGGGGTTCGCTCCCGACCGCCGCGCCATG CGAATTCATGCAGGGGGCAGGCCAGTGCATAGCAATTCCTTGGCTTTTCTTGTCACAG TACTTCTTTTGTTCATGGTACTGAACTCGCACCAGATGTCTCCCAATTTTTTG CTTTGGCTTGTCTTGGGAGTCTTCCTAATGGCCACGAGCCTTAGAATGTACGCCACATGCCAGCAGCTCCAAGCGCAGGCGCAAGCTCATGCTGCCGCTGCCAATGGTTTTCTTGGACACACTGAGCTGCGTGTGCATGTACCACCAACAATAGCCCTTGCGACAAGAGGCCGGTTGCAGAGCCTTAGACTTCAACTGGCACTTCTTGATCGCGAATTTGATGATTTAG ACTATGATGCTCTGAGAGCTTTGGATGCTGACAATAGCCCGCATGCTCCTTCTATGAGTGAAGAAGAAATAAATGCTCTTCCTGTCTTCAAATACAAAGTTCAGGCACAAAAGGGGAATGCCTCTGCCCGAAAAAG TGATGGGCCATCTCAGCTATCAACTTCCTCCACTGGGTCTGGCAATGAG AAAAAGCAGGATGGTTTCAAAGCAGCAGATGGAACCAGCAAAACATCAGAGGATGAACTAACATGCAGTGTTTGCTTGGAGCAAGTCGCTGTGGGTGATCTGTTGAGAAGCCTACCATGTTTGCATCAG TTCCACGTAAACTGCATCGACCCATGGCTGCGCCAACAGGGTACATGCCCAATCTGCAAGCACCAGGTCAGTGATGGGTGGCATGGCACAGGAAATGGCGAAGAGGATGCTTCTTACATGGTGTAA
- the LOC117839515 gene encoding tRNA (guanine(26)-N(2))-dimethyltransferase 1, giving the protein MAEVEDKLKDYEIRREGEAEILFLKSNAVFFNPVQVHNRDMSIAVLRTFVAKRKEEHEELANKRNKSHQKNKQGEASVQNGEDASTSQLDEMDVVSEKDLNQAEGEVDDVPKEATKTPSWKVTRELKPPLVLEALAASGLRSLRYAREVDGLGKVVALDNDKASVESCKRNIKFNGASATNKVEAHLADARVYMLTHPKEFDVVDLDPYGSPSIFLDSAVQAVADGGLLMCTATDMAVLCGTNGEVCYSKYGSYPTKGKYCHEMALRILLASIESHANRYKRYIVPVLSVFMDFYVRVFVRVYTSASEIKNTPLKLSYIYQCVGCDSFHLQCLGRTVSKNNSVKHAPAIGPAVSQECSDCGKKFNVGGPIWSAPIHDQDWVVSTLTGVKSMKDRYPAYYKITSVLTTVSEELHDIPLFFSLHNIAGTVKCTSPSLVMFRSAVLNAGYRISSTHVNPLGVKSDAPWDVIWDIMRCWVKNHPIKEQPRDSPGTAILSKPPTLEANFSRAVAALSKAQAKKVKRFLPNPERHWGPKVRAGRKITSKHVSLLGPEAINAALNGAVSHEDGNGAAPDKAAPESEGLKDVPSTKRQKISDDEQANEP; this is encoded by the exons ATGGCGGAAGTGGAGGACAAGCTCAAGGACTACGAGATCAGGAGGGAGGGCGAAGCTGAGATCCTTTTTCTCAAGAGCAACGCCGTCTTCTTCAATCCCGTGCAG GTTCACAACCGAGACATGTCCATTGCTGTTTTAAGGACCTTTGTTGCCAAGCGCAAGGAAGAACATGAAGAGCTGGCGAATAAGAGGAATAAATCACATCAAAAAAACAAACAGGGTGAAGCATCCGTTCAGAATGGAGAGGATGCTTCAACAAGCCAGCTTGATGAAATGGATGTTGTTTCTGAAAAGGATCTAAATCAAGCTGAAGGTGAAGTTGATGATGTGCCAAAAGAAGCAACAAAAACACCTTCCTGGAAAGTAACCAGAGAGCTTAAGCCACCACTTGTTCTTGAG GCTTTGGCTGCTTCTGGGTTGAGATCTCTCCGGTATGCCCGTGAAGTCGATGGCTTAGGAAAGGTAGTTGCTTTGGACAATGATAAAG CTTCTGTCGAATCTTGCAAGCgaaacataaaattcaatgGTGCTTCCGCTACTAATAAGGTGGAAGCTCACTTGGCTGATGCTCGAGTTTATATGCTCACGCATCCAAAAGAATTTGATGTG GTTGATCTTGACCCTTATGGGTCGCCATCTATATTCCTCGACTCAGCTGTACAGGCTGTTGCAGATGGTGGGCTATTGATGTGCACTGCCACTGATATGGCAGTTCTTTGTGGTACCAATGGAGAAGTTTGTTACTCCAA GTATGGTTCGTACCCAACCAAGGGCAAATATTGCCATGAAATGGCTTTGAGAATCCTCCTTGCCAGTattgag AGCCATGCAAATCGGTACAAGCGATATATTGTGCCTGTTCTCTCTGTGTTCATGGATTTTTATGTTCGTGTTTTTGTTCGAGTATACAC TTCTGCAAGTGAAATAAAGAATACACCTCTTAAACTTTCTTATATATATCAATGTGTTGGCTGTGATTCTTTCCATCTTCAGTGTCTTGGGAGGACTGTTTCTAAG AATAACAGTGTGAAGCATGCACCTGCTATTGGGCCTGCTGTCTCCCAAGAGTGTAGTGATTGTGGAAAGAAATTTAATGTGGGCGGACCAATATGGTCTGCTCCTATTCATGATCAAGACTGGGTAGTTTCTACTTTGACAGGTGTTAAGTCAATGAAGGATAGATATCCTGCATACTATAAAATTACTTCAGTTTTAACTACTGTATCAGAG GAGTTACATGACATTCCATTGTTTTTCAGTCTCCATAACATAGCTGGCACTGTTAAGTGCACTTCTCCATCTTTGGTTATGTTTCGGTCTGCAGTTCTAAATGCAGGCTATCGAATCTCAAGCACCCATGTTAATCCACTTGGGGTAAAGTCTGATGCCCCTTGGGACGTAATTTGGGACATCATGCGCTGCTGG GTGAAGAATCATCCTATCAAGGAACAGCCCCGTGACTCTCCAGGCACGGCGATCCTTTCAAAGCCACCAACACTAGAA GCGAACTTCTCTAGGGCAGTAGCTGCCCTCAGCAAGGCTCAGGCGAAGAAGGTGAAGCGGTTCCTTCCAAACCCAGAACGGCACTGGGGTCCAAAGGTCAGAGCAGGCCGGAAGATCACGAGCAAACATGTCTCTCTGTTGGGCCCTGAGGCTATCAATGCTGCTCTGAATGGAGCTGTCAGCCACGAAGATGGAAATGGAGCAGCGCCAGATAAGGCAGCTCCAGAATCCGAAGGGCTCAAAGATGTGCCCTCGACCAAACGCCAAAAAATCAGTGATGACGAACAAGCAAATGAACCTTGA
- the LOC117837055 gene encoding aspartic proteinase PCS1: MQQILLLCLSLLAHAVAAAAAAADGEAGFGGRVLLPLRVQGAPPPPQAPANKLRFRHDVSLTVSVAVGTPPQNVTMVLDTGSELSWLFCNGTGTRAPAPPPPGPAAVFNASASSTYGAVRCPSPECQWRGRDLPVPPFCAAPPSNSCRVSLSYADASSADGVLAADTFLLGGAPPVPALFGCVTSYYSATGGRGSSGNATSSSQEAATGLLGMNRGSLSFVTQTATRRFAYCIGPGYGPGLLVLGGDGAALAPPLNYTPLIEISQPLPYFDRVAYSVQLEGIRVGAALLPIPKSVLAPDHTGAGQTMVDSGTQFTFLLADAYGVLKGEFLNQTRPLLAPLGEPGFVFQGAFDACFRAPEARVAAASRLLPEVGLVLRGAEVAVAGEKLLYRVPGERRGEGGAEAVWCLTFGNSDMAGMSAYVIGHHHQQNVWVEYDLLNGRVGFAPARCDLATQRLGSGA, encoded by the coding sequence ATGCAGCAAATCCTTCTCCTCTGCCTCTCTCTCCTCGcccacgcggtggcggcggcggcggcggcggcggacggagagGCTGGCTTCGGAGGGAGAGTGCTGCTTCCGCTGCGGGTGcagggggcgccgccgcccccgcagGCGCCGGCGAACAAGCTCCGGTTCCGCCACGATGTGAGCCTGACCGTGTCGGTGGCCGTGGGCACGCCGCCGCAGAACGTGACCATGGTGCTCGACACCGGCAGCGAGCTCTCCTGGCTGTTCTGCAACGGGACCGGGACGCgggcgccggccccgccgccaccgggccCCGCGGCGGTGTTCAATGCGTCCGCCTCGTCAACGTACGGCGCCGTccgctgcccgtcgccggagtgcCAGTGGCGTGGGCGCGACCTCCCCGTCCCGCCCttctgcgccgcgccgccgtccaacTCCTGCCGCGTCTCGCTCTCCTACGCGGACGCCTCGTCCGCCGACGGCGTACTGGCAGCCGACACGTTCCTCCTCGGTGGCGCGCCGCCCGTGCCCGCGCTCTTCGGCTGCGTCACCTCGTACTACTCCGCCACGGGCGGCCGCGGCAGTAGCGGCAACGCCACCAGCTCGTCCCAGGAGGCCGCGACGGGGCTCCTCGGCATGAACCGGGGCTCCCTGTCCTTCGTGACGCAGACGGCCACCCGCCGCTTCGCCTACTGCATTGGCCCGGGCTACGGgcccggcctcctcgtcctcggcggcgacggcgccgccctggcgccgccgctgaACTACACGCCGCTCATCGAGATCTCGCAGCCGCTGCCGTACTTCGACCGCGTGGCCTACTCCGTGCAGCTGGAGGGCATCCGCGTCGGCGCCGCGCTGCTGCCAATCCCCAAGTCCGTGCTCGCGCCGGACCACACGGGCGCGGGGCAGACCATGGTGGACtccggcacgcagttcaccttCCTCCTCGCCGACGCCTACGGGGTGCTCAAGGGCGAGTTCCTGAACCAGACGCGCCCGCTCCTGGCCCCGCTCGGCGAGCCGGGCTTCGTGTTCCAGGGCGCGTTCGACGCGTGCTTCCGCGCGCCGGAGGCCCGGGTGGCCGCGGCGAGCCGGCTGCTCCCGGAGGTGGGCCTCGTCCtgcgcggcgcggaggtggcggtTGCCGGGGAGAAGCTGCTGTACAGGGTGCCCGGTGAGCGGCgcggggagggcggcgccgaggcggTGTGGTGCCTGACCTTCGGGAACTCGGACATGGCGGGCATGTCGGCGTACGTGATcgggcaccaccaccagcagaaCGTGTGGGTTGAGTACGACCTCCTGAACGGCCGCGTCGGCTTCGCGCCGGCGCGCTGCGACCTCGCCACCCAGCGCCTCGGCAGCGGAGCATAA